In one Lycium ferocissimum isolate CSIRO_LF1 unplaced genomic scaffold, AGI_CSIRO_Lferr_CH_V1 ctg5805, whole genome shotgun sequence genomic region, the following are encoded:
- the LOC132044999 gene encoding probable strigolactone esterase DAD2, with the protein MVILHTLSTKMNATMVGSGKETIILAHGYGGDQSVWDKILPKLCECYQILLFDWSFSGSVKDHQSLFDTEKYSSYEAFADDLIGLVDEMKLDSSIFVGHSMSGIIGCIASIKRPHLFKRLILVASSPRFINLDDYEGGFEIGEMEEMFKNIEEKYEVWSSNFARIAVDPSDPPSVEKFEKSLKRMGVEVGLPLAKNVFMIDYRGILDKVITPCAIIQCKTDFAVPNSVATFMHNNIKGESTVEIINTRGHFPQLTAHEEFLDVIHRVLAS; encoded by the exons ATGGTGATATTGCATACTTTATCGACAAAAATGAATGCAACAATGGTAGGGTCAGGAAAAGAAACGATAATTCTGGCACATGGATATGGAGGAGACCAGTCTGTTTGGGACAAAATATTGCCCAAACTGTGTGAGTGTTACCAGATTCTGCTCTTTGACTGGAGCTTTTCTGGATCTGTAAAAGATCATCAAAGTCTTTTTGACACTGAGAAATACTCCTCCTATGAAGCTTTTGCTGATGACTTGATAGGTCTTGTAGATGAAATGAAGTTGGATTCCTCAATATTTGTGGGTCATTCCATGTCTGGAATCATTGGTTGCATTGCTTCTATCAAAAGACCTCACCTCTTCAAGAGGCTCATCCTTGTTGCATCTTCTCCAAG GTTCATTAACTTGGACGATTACGAAGGAGGTTTCGAAATAGGAGAGATGGAAGAGATGTTTAAAAACATTGAGGAGAAGTATGAGGTTTGGAGTTCAAACTTTGCTCGTATAGCTGTGGATCCAAGTGATCCTCCTTCTGTTGAGAAATTTGAGAAATCATTGAAGAGAATGGGAGTTGAAGTTGGATTACCTTTGGCCAAAAATGTATTTATGATTGATTATAGAGGCATTCTTGACAAAGTTATCACCCCATGTGCCATAATCCAATGCAAGACTGATTTTGCTGTTCCAAACTCAGTTGCTACTTTCATGCACAACAATATCAAGGGAGAATCAACGGTTGAGATCATCAATACTCGAGGCCATTTCCCTCAGCTCACTGCTCATGAAGAATTCCTTGATGTCATTCATAGAGTCTTAGCTTCTTAG